In Plasmodium chabaudi chabaudi strain AS genome assembly, chromosome: 10, a single genomic region encodes these proteins:
- a CDS encoding transcription elongation factor SPT6, putative, with amino-acid sequence MGLDNQNKKDDGQNEEPENNQNSKRKNEGFLFRGLKRFKQKLQGTGEEEDHAENETNDQNSPTPPKDQDSQDDDDDLIITNKFKSNKRSKKIIDENDDDDDEVASDKHANEHESPQKKNKLKKSNKRKLEEDDEEEEDEEEEEDEEEEEEEDDEEDEDEEEEDGEDDEMKGFIVDSDEEEDEEEEGKKKRRKKKKKKKYDYFENKSLDEEDLELIAENTGIKVPRNEKDTKHRRLKKIKDVESNDEYDDNDGSPYNDRNDKTLNDDSFYKKNKNNINENQIDQLKHKSYFIDDSESNLKKQKSDIKNNLFNYDDNMFDTAGNQQSDNAGEEIIDGYQNNSEHIGKADSYIHEMIRQTFGDVNTVLDIINVSPVKKKKKYEYENEEDEEEEDEEDDEDGSDLFSKNQISDEDIDTKFKKKKKKKKKINSLLDDINENLKKVGMDDDSDYDVKEDEIENLENEDGVLEKVSEDQSDEIQTESSSRETTSIEDNYSNDLSSEENESDELYEKEYDDICGEGNDEYEEYNYYDDEDQDDDDSTSIREKKNKKSSILSETNAIANLNDDANLFDEDIPQEKIDKKTKKKKSNKHKKKGKITDLDLASNKWKKIVEPDEALKELLTKKDNLIRYSDIPERYYFNYENRKKKLPKKLLLIESKWIINKLKEKYPYYFTLKNFEKIIEETYDNVYEHINPSDFLSDQFLIKKCILTLKLLIEHKNEIPFIFFHKSFLIFPPFNLNILWDIFELDKIWYKIYVKISKLKKKLKLLASQNNKVHPNIFTLLEKYNEIYYEDINIYYYYLKNDVINFYSNTQNQADNNSFNFGIDDNTVLCIQNEEAQDDVNNSDKDQEYMKDDLFGEDLIEEKKENDKSKNKADQTNTQKVDYVEQNIPGLQFLNLVKRNKFNIWDKYLLTTDEFYENIAYIFDIIKNEKICSFNADNEYDDSFSYDNRGRRYDKKRHDYKYNLDKDENYFKYDCSKIKHIVTNVPEIYGNNLNIEFQIDEWCKSFFSKDVANKDIYKTLICYYSKLLASHPCIKYIFRFFFLKYASITTVSTPEGEAHIDTSNPDYLSYRLFRFPVHLLLNHIDEKHFMNNSQSNPNDMGRKNTTRESNWDVKVKENAEENSAQNKDTTNNSIDSNDNILNSHDPCYVHNYNVDYFNTKLDESEIGIESKKLELEKYYNLHKYKHIYLEILKNKENKLLNLIIHPILPNENVPWKNENFNEREQLKKKKKKKIFIFQNSNNPSKYKRELDVKSYFDIERNKLIKTENLDNEWINNILKQLSYAYCYNDMENNNVFVYIQKKILNNFLCIELLPLFKKNLENLLLASAQNWLMAYIHQSFYLTLNVQPIDIFKDKNKKKDKTNKKKSIKEIRNDSSEYGLDNYSSDYKKSDGSYRSYSDESISKKKHKIKKSNKKKYYSDDSYTSTNDKTNKKKGKIKNKEDENNKKSSNKNSIKDKPDLFDSSYSSDNNSYKDDKHGQKKKKDITHKKEHDDIEKKHYLTYDNYSDKSEKSYISNKIDEKKKKRAIINNIKKNHNVYEVVSIICEPINFGIRLHIVACDIYGDIIEYIHLDNIYIDIVKKEKSIIEQEQIANDINIFLSFLKKIKPDIICVGIRDIPSYMVFSYIQNILNNNKNNLEKQDEKNHFHSTVPYNTSLLTDSKYVIIAENLYIPFIVTNNLKYSTDLITKYPREALLCLSLCRYVQNPLDAVLSLFEEENKNIFNICLHDLQKYICGYKLEHVFYRIILDIVNKTGCDINFVKKKKQHFGNTLSYISGLGLRKKEELMKLLHNRNLNTREDLLTLSSNKNLIGNCVYLNCASFIRIIGSGNEYVEALDNTRIHPLYYHDVILDLFVNSVENKKNNFLKDTNIYDIVNYIMDKKKVINNIEVKEYSKKYYLEKKNQINNNTNIFIYPYLKFVKNELLHPYKDYRCQYEKKREEELFYLIINEKKENLMVGSEVVCKMNFINKHNGLIKVTILPYNIKGYISDSRDFLKQLKNYYVDKMNYINSNAENLHDKNYNNKYNRTKLKDDEFINQSVIGEIIKGRIASVKYNLYNTFETNFQIVVTDENKKKIKKQQFLNNLVDPIHSDILSPLTEFDLDYNSNNNFIENHFKKLNDNEDIEDFDEDEGDEQMDGGYKMRIKNKNKYYQNKKYSTNPIFKIWTYHEVHTYLKQPTISIGESIIYPSNEINKLYVIIKTCDQPFVIAKFTIHEKNIHPNNININKASQQIQQIFIINNEQYKSMENIVSLFCNNLKKNLLELYNHPKCKRKKTMEQIRKELSQESFQKPDNIVWALIPPIYLTNKIEHDNNDDKNMQDINPLRFTLMVIPPHHHQKNYSTYNKHQDKQADLIFLQDSIYVNHKSFKLWTKAERSFKDLIIWWKEKGYWNRQNERQEYMNEKRIKMEEYKKIRSAQH; translated from the coding sequence ATGGGTTTagataatcaaaataaaaaggatgatggtcaaaatgaagaacctgaaaataatcaaaattctaaaagaaaaaatgaaggCTTCTTATTTAGAGGTTTAAAAAGGTTTAAACAAAAGTTACAAGGAACAGGAGAAGAGGAAGATCATGCGGAAAATGAGACTAACGATCAGAATTCTCCAACCCCACCAAAGGATCAGGATAGCCAAGATGATGATGACGATCTAATAATTacaaacaaatttaaaagcAACAAAAgaagcaaaaaaattatagacgaaaatgatgatgacGATGATGAAGTGGCAAGTGATAAACATGCGAATGAGCATGAAAGCccacaaaaaaagaataagcTGAAAAAGTCAAATAAAAGGAAACTAGAGGAAGATGACGAGGAGGAAGAGGATGAAGAGGAAGAGGAGGATGAGGAAGAGGAGGAGGAAGAAGACGATGAAGAGGATGAagatgaagaagaagaagatgGAGAAGACGATGAAATGAAAGGATTTATTGTTGATAGtgatgaagaagaagatgaagaagaggaagggaaaaaaaaacgaagaaaaaaaaaaaaaaaaaaaaaatatgattattttgaaaataaaagtttaGATGAAGAAGATCTAGAATTGATTGCAGAAAATACAGGTATCAAAGTTCcaagaaatgaaaaagatacCAAACATAGacgattaaaaaaaataaaagatgtTGAATCTAATGATGAATATGATGATAATGATGGTAGTCCATACAATGATCGAAATGATAAAACTTTAAATGATgattcattttataaaaaaaataaaaataatataaatgaaaatcaaatagatcaattaaaacataaaagCTATTTTATTGATGATAGTGAAagtaatttaaaaaaacaaaaaagtgatataaaaaataatttatttaattatgatgataatatgtTTGATACTGCAGGAAATCAGCAATCTGATAATGCAGGTGAAGAAATAATAGATGgttatcaaaataattcgGAACACATTGGAAAAGCAGATTCTTATATTCATGAAATGATTAGACAAACATTTGGAGATGTAAATACTGTTCTTGACATAATTAATGTTTCCccagttaaaaaaaaaaaaaaatatgaatatgaaaatgaagaagatgAAGAAGAGGAAGACGAAGAAGATGATGAAGATGGAAGTGACTTATTCtcaaaaaatcaaatatcTGATGAAGATATTGATACCaaatttaagaaaaaaaaaaaaaaaaaaaaaaaaattaatagtCTCCTTgatgatataaatgaaaatttaaaaaaagtaggAATGGATGATGACTCTGATTATGATGTTAAAGAGGACgaaattgaaaatttgGAAAATGAAGATGGTGTTTTAGAAAAAGTTAGTGAAGACCAAAGTGATGAAATACAAACTGAAAGCAGCAGTAGGGAAACAACAAGTATTGAAGATAACTATAGTAATGATTTAAGTagtgaagaaaatgaaagtgatgaattatatgaaaaagaatatgATGATATCTGTGGAGAAGGTAATGATGAATATgaagaatataattattatgacGATGAAGATCAGGATGATGATGATAGTACAAGTATtcgtgaaaaaaaaaataaaaaatcatcTATATTAAGTGAAACTAACGCTATTGCGAACCTAAATGACGATGCCAATCTATTTGATGAAGATATTCCTCAAGAAAagattgataaaaaaacgaagaagaaaaaaagtaataaacACAAAAAGAAAGGGAAAATAACAGATCTAGATCTGGCATCaaataaatggaaaaaaattgtagaaCCAGATGAAGCTCTTAAAGAATTGTTgacaaaaaaagataacTTAATTAGATATTCAGATATTCCAGaaagatattattttaattatgaaaatcgaaaaaaaaagctacccaaaaaattattattaattgaaTCTAAATggattataaataaattaaaagaaaaatatccatactattttactttaaaaaattttgaaaaaattatagaagAAACATATGATAATGTTTATGAACATATAAATCCAAGTGATTTTTTGTCTGatcaatttttaataaaaaaatgtatattaacattaaaattattaatagaacataaaaatgaaataccttttatattttttcataaatctTTTTTGATATTCCCACCAttcaatttaaatattttatgggatatatttgaattagataaaatatggtataaaatttatgtcAAAATTAGTaagctaaaaaaaaaattaaaattattagctagccaaaataataaagttcatccaaatatttttacactattagaaaaatataatgaaatatattatgaagatattaatatatattattattatttaaaaaatgatgttatcaatttttattcaaatacTCAAAATCAAGCagataataatagtttCAATTTTGGGATCGATGATAACACTGTCTTGTGCAtacaaaatgaagaagCTCAAGATGATGTAAACAATTCCGACAAAGATCAAGAATATATGAAAGACGATTTATTTGGTGAAGACTTgatagaagaaaaaaaagaaaatgataaatcaaaaaataaagctgATCAAACGAATACACAAAAAGTTGATTATGtagaacaaaatatacCTGGATTACAATTTCTTAATCTtgtaaaaagaaataaatttaatatatgggATAAATATCTTCTTACAACAGatgaattttatgaaaatattgcatacatttttgatataataaaaaatgaaaagataTGTTCATTCAATGCTGATAATGAATATGATGattcattttcatatgaTAATCGAGGAAGAagatatgataaaaaacgacatgattataaatataatttagataaagatgaaaactattttaaatatgactgttctaaaataaaacatatagtAACAAATGTACCTGAAATTTatggaaataatttaaatatcgAATTTCAAATTGATGAATGGtgtaaatcatttttttcaaaagaTGTTGCCAATAaagatatttataaaactcttatttgttattattcaaaattGTTGGCCTCTCACCcttgtataaaatatatcttcAGATTCTTTTTTCTGAAATATGCATCTATAACAACAGTCAGTACACCCGAAGGGGAAGCACACATAGATACGAGTAATCCTGACTACTTGTCTTACAGATTATTTCGATTCCCTGTGCATCTATTACTTAATCATATAGAtgaaaaacattttatgaACAACTCTCAATCGAATCCAAATGATATGGGACGAAAAAATACAACTCGAGAATCAAATTGGGATGTAAAAGTTAAAGAAAATGCTGAAGAAAATAGTGCCCAAAATAAAGATACTACAAATAATAGCATAGATAGTAATgataacattttaaatagtCATGATCCATGTTATGTTCACAATTACAATGTcgattattttaatacgAAGTTAGATGAAAGTGAAATAGGTATAGAATCCAAAAAATTAGAACtcgaaaaatattataatttacataaatataaacatatttatttagaaattttaaaaaataaagaaaataaacttCTTAACCTAATTATTCATCCAATTTTACCAAATGAAAATGTCCCAtggaaaaatgaaaacttTAATGAAAGAGAgcaattgaaaaaaaaaaaaaaaaaaaaaatatttatatttcaaaatagtaataatccatccaaatataaaagagaATTAGATGtaaaatcatattttgatatagaaagaaataaattaataaaaacagaAAATTTAGATAATGAATGGattaacaatatattaaaacaattatCTTATGCTTATTGTTATAATgatatggaaaataataatgtttttgtatatattcaaaaaaaaattctaaataattttttatgtattgaATTGCTaccattatttaaaaaaaatctagAAAACCTACTACTAGCAAGTGCACAAAATTGGCTTATGGCATATATACATCaatctttttatttaacttTAAATGTTCAACCaattgatatttttaaagataaaaacaaaaagaaagataaaactaataaaaaaaagagtaTTAAAGAAATTCGAAATGATTCTTCAGAATATGGTTTAGATAACTATTCATCGgattacaaaaaaagtgATGGTTCATACAGAAGTTATAGTGATGAAagtatttcaaaaaaaaaacataaaattaaaaaaagcaataaaaaaaaatactactCCGATGATTCCTATACTAGTACTAATGATAAGACAAACaagaaaaaaggaaaaatcaaaaataaggaagatgaaaataataaaaaaagttcaaacaaaaatagtatCAAAGATAAACCTGATTTATTTGATTCTAGTTATTCATCAgataataattcatataaagATGATAAGCATGgtcaaaaaaagaaaaaggatATAACTCACAAAAAAGAACATGatgatatagaaaaaaaacattactTAACGTATGACAATTATTCAGATAAATCagaaaaaagttatatatctaataaaattgatgaaaaaaaaaaaaagagagctatcataaataatataaaaaaaaaccatAATGTGTATGAAGTAGTGTCTATAATATGCGAGCCAATTAATTTTGGAATCCGATTACACATTGTGGCATGTGATATATATGGTGATATCATTGAATATATTCACTtggataatatatatatagatattgtaaaaaaagaaaaaagtattATAGAACAAGAACAAATAGCAAACGATATTAATAtctttttatcatttttgaaaaaaataaaaccaGATATTATATGTGTTGGAATTAGAGATATACCATCTTATATGGTATTTTCTTACattcaaaatattctaaataataataaaaataatttagaaaaacaagatgaaaaaaatcacTTCCATTCCACTGTTCCATATAATACTTCCTTATTGACTGattcaaaatatgttataattgctgaaaatttgtatataccATTTATTGttacaaataatttaaaatatagcaCTGATTTGATAACGAAATATCCTAGAGAAGCTCTTCTCTGTTTATCCCTATGTAGATACGTTCAGAACCCATTAGATGCGGTTCTATCCTTATTTGAagaagaaaacaaaaatatattcaacaTCTGTCTTCAcgatttacaaaaatatatctgtGGGTATAAATTAGAACACGTTTTTTATCGAATCATTTTAGatattgtaaataaaacaggatgtgatataaattttgtgaaaaaaaaaaaacaacattTTGGTAATACACTAAGTTATATATCCGGTTTAGGATTAAGAAAGAAAGAAGAACTAATGAAATTGTTACATAATAGAAATTTAAATACTAGAGAAGATTTACTTACATTATCTtcaaacaaaaatttaattggAAATTGTGTTTATCTAAATTGTGCATCCTTTATTCGTATTATCGGAAGTGGTAATGAATATGTAGAAGCATTAGATAATACACGTATACATCCATTATACTATCATGATGTTATTCTTGATCTATTTGTAAATAGtgttgaaaataaaaaaaataattttttaaaagataccaatatatatgatattgttaattatattatggaCAAGAAAAAAGTTATCAACAATATCGAAGTTAAAGAATATTcgaagaaatattatttagaaaaaaaaaatcagataaataataatacaaacatatttatatatccatatttGAAGTTTgtgaaaaatgaattattacATCCATATAAAGACTATAGATGccaatatgaaaaaaaacgagAAGAAGAATTATTCTACTTAATCattaatgaaaagaaagaaaatttGATGGTTGGATCTGAAGTTGTATGtaaaatgaattttattaataaacaCAATGGACTAATCAAAGTAACAATACTcccatataatataaaaggtTATATCAGTGATTCACgagattttttaaaacaattaaaaaattattatgtagataaaatgaattatataaattcaaaTGCAGAAAATTTacatgataaaaattataataataaatataatcgTACCAAATTAAAAGACGATGAATTTATTAATCAATCCGTTATTGGCGAAATAATCAAAGGAAGAATAGCATCagttaaatataatttatataacacCTTTGAAACAAATTTCCAAATTGTTGTAacagatgaaaataaaaaaaaaataaaaaaacaacagTTTCTAAATAATCTAGTAGACCCAATTCATTCTGATATTTTATCACCATTAACAGAATTTGATTTAGATTATAAtagcaataataattttattgaaaaccattttaaaaaattaaatgataatgaagATATCGAAGATTTTGATGAAGATGAAGGAGATGAACAAATGGATGGTGGATATAAAAtgagaattaaaaataaaaataaatattatcaaaataaaaaatattcaacaaatcctatttttaaaatatggaCATATCATGAAGTTCAtacttatttaaaacaacCAACTATTTCAATCGGTGAATctattatatatccatctaatgaaataaataaattatatgtaataatcaAAACATGTGATCAACCATTTGTTATAGCTAAGTTTACTatacatgaaaaaaatatacatccaaataatataaatataaataaagcatCACAACAAATacaacaaatatttattataaacaatgaacaatataaatcaatggaaaatatcgtttcattattttgtaataacttaaaaaaaaatctcTTAGAATTATATAACCATCCAAAATgtaaacgaaaaaaaacgatGGAACAAATACGAAAAGAATTATCTCAAGAAAGTTTTCAAAAACCAGATAATATCGTCTGGGCTTTAATACCtccaatatatttaactaataaaatagaGCACGAcaataatgatgataaaaatatgcaagaCATAAATCCTTTGCGATTTACATTAATGGTTATACCTCCACACCatcatcaaaaaaattattcaacatataataaacatcAAGATAAACAAGCAGATCTTATCTTTCTTCAAGActctatatatgtaaatcaTAAATCATTTAAGCTATGGACTAAAGCTGAAAGAAGCTTTAAAGATCTTATTATTTGGTGGAAAGAAAAAGGATATTGGAACCGACAAAATGAGCGACAAGAATATATGAATGAGAAacgaataaaaatggaggaatacaaaaaaatcagATCAGCCCAACACTAA
- a CDS encoding glycerophosphodiester phosphodiesterase, putative: protein MNKYNILLVFTVIYVKLHYIMGRVQTAIVGHRGSGTSTAGGTSIYPENSLYSFKYARDSGLDGVELDVWLTKDNKVIIIHGTDEGHIYNTLSCGDGNENVRIEDITAEELQSYHFKEPWLMAKDSLFENRPENDNKGQTRFFNLDENIKSQRRKVYHESRRVHQNMQEIEQIEHLFTEHILKKDTQEDEEQLLNNIFQNNKSTHYNSEKINNMITEEEFISNITCNHCKNLYIEYIQKKNYNLKTKILFFKFLSKFYYPPLLTDVLNLYKKDLSYDIELKGTKEDLGKFVLDILENYKDYKIKISSFNWVLQGDESEFNNTYNNFKDYPKFNKPRIDQIGPVSNNRLNIPVALLFSDDEPLPNATDILRSLDYYNAGWAHFSFRLKKQPLFIKCDNSKVNISPEEFIQLLHKNGKKIMIYWGSEDQDEYSDMIYYINMKVDSICPNRIDIAKNAMQNS, encoded by the coding sequence atgaataaatataatatattacttGTATTCACtgttatatatgtaaaactACATTATATTATGGGGCGAGTTCAAACTGCAATTGTAGGACATAGAGGTTCAGGGACCAGTACTGCTGGTGGAACCTCTATTTATCCCGAAAATTCGCTTTACTCATTTAAATACGCTAGAGATAGTGGATTAGATGGTGTCGAACTAGATGTTTGGCTTACTAAGGATAATAAagtaattattattcatgGAACTGATGAAggccatatatataatacactCTCTTGTGGCGATGGTAATGAAAATGTACGTATTGAAGATATAACAGCTGAAGAATTACAATCATACCATTTTAAAGAACCTTGGTTAATGGCAAAAGATAGTTTATTCGAAAATCGCcctgaaaatgataataaaggCCAAACtagattttttaatttagacgaaaatattaaatcaCAAAGAAGAAAAGTATATCATGAATCTCGTCGTGTTCATCAAAATATGCAAGAAATTGAACAAATCGAGCATTTATTTACggaacatattttaaaaaaagataccCAAGAGGATGAAGAGCAATTattgaataatatatttcaaaataataaaagcaCCCATTATAattcagaaaaaataaataacatgATTACAGAAGAagaatttatttcaaatataaCTTGTAATcattgtaaaaatttatatattgaatatattcaaaaaaaaaactacaatttaaaaacaaaaatattattttttaaatttttatctaaATTTTACTATCCTCCATTATTAACTgatgttttaaatttatataaaaaggatTTATCTTATGATATCGAATTAAAAGGAACCAAAGAAGATTTAggtaaatttgttttagatatattagaaaattataaagattataaaataaaaatcagTTCTTTTAATTGGGTATTACAAGGAGATGAATCcgaatttaataatacatataacaattttaaagatTATCCAAAATTTAACAAACCAAGAATAGATCAAATAGGACCAGTATCAAATAATCGTTTAAATATACCAGTagctttattattttccgaTGATGAACCATTACCAAATGCTACTGATATTTTACGAAGCTTAGATTATTATAATGCTGGATGGGCTCATTTCTCATTTAGATTAAAGAAACAACcactttttataaaatgcgATAATTCAAAAGTTAATATAAGTCCAGAAGAATTTATACAATTGctacataaaaatggaaaaaaaattatgatatattgGGGATCTGAAGATCAAGATGAATACAGTGATATGATATACTACATTAATATGAAAGTTGATTCGATTTGCCCTAACAGAATTGATATCGCAAAAAATGCAATGCAAAATTCATAG